From one Deltaproteobacteria bacterium genomic stretch:
- the ybeY gene encoding rRNA maturation RNase YbeY → MTGLSVVRGGARIDPSLPVSRNELRCVTRDIMAVMGLYEAGLELVCVDDAEMAEYNWKFMGCPGPTNVLSFPAGDGDDALGQIVLSVETLGREAVLYGQDPDKHLVRLMVHAILHLTGMEHGPVMDSATEAILEELFRKREAKR, encoded by the coding sequence ATGACGGGCCTGTCGGTGGTTCGAGGCGGGGCGCGTATCGATCCGTCGCTGCCGGTTTCCAGAAACGAATTGCGTTGCGTGACAAGAGATATCATGGCCGTCATGGGTCTTTATGAGGCCGGATTGGAACTGGTCTGCGTGGACGATGCCGAGATGGCCGAATACAACTGGAAGTTCATGGGCTGCCCCGGACCGACTAACGTCCTGAGCTTTCCGGCCGGAGACGGAGACGACGCTCTGGGTCAGATCGTTCTGAGCGTGGAAACACTGGGCCGTGAGGCTGTCCTTTATGGACAGGACCCCGATAAGCATCTGGTCAGGCTCATGGTCCACGCCATCCTTCACTTGACGGGCATGGAGCATGGGCCTGTCATGGATTCCGCGACCGAGGCGATCCTCGAGGAATTGTTCCGGAAAAGGGAGGCTAAACGTTGA
- a CDS encoding PhoH family protein: MVQDLSGPDGKNLGQLSQKTGVVIDHRGNEFYLRSPEEERLVLAKKCLEQLYELAESGYRVHELDVDSAVRILSREPNTNLKAFFRNNVFVVSPRKTIVPKTLNQREYLHSIRHNDLTFGIGPAGTGKTYLAVALAVSALTSHQVKRIILTRPAVEAGEKLGFLPGDLVEKVNPYLRPLYDALHDMLDFARVQEMRDTGIIEIAPLAFMRGRTLNNAFIILDEAQNTTPEQMKMFLTRLGFGSRAVVTGDVTQIDLPGRTDSGLIQAREVLVGVPGIGMTLFGDEDVIRHPLVGRIVQAYDRWETARDQARRERGK; encoded by the coding sequence ATGGTTCAGGATTTGTCTGGACCGGACGGCAAGAATCTCGGCCAGCTTTCTCAGAAGACCGGCGTGGTCATCGACCATCGAGGGAACGAATTTTACCTTCGGTCCCCCGAGGAGGAACGACTGGTCCTGGCAAAAAAATGTCTCGAGCAACTCTACGAGTTGGCCGAATCCGGATACAGGGTCCACGAACTGGACGTGGACAGCGCAGTGCGCATCCTGTCCAGGGAACCCAACACCAATCTCAAGGCCTTTTTCCGGAACAACGTCTTTGTGGTGTCGCCACGCAAGACCATCGTTCCCAAGACCTTGAACCAGCGGGAATATCTTCATTCCATCCGTCACAACGACCTGACCTTCGGCATCGGACCGGCGGGCACAGGCAAGACATATCTGGCCGTGGCCCTGGCCGTTTCGGCCCTGACCTCCCATCAGGTCAAGCGGATCATCCTAACCAGGCCGGCTGTGGAGGCCGGGGAAAAACTGGGCTTTTTGCCGGGGGATCTGGTGGAGAAGGTCAACCCCTACCTGCGCCCCCTGTACGATGCCCTGCATGACATGCTGGACTTCGCCAGGGTCCAGGAAATGCGAGACACGGGCATCATTGAGATCGCTCCTCTGGCCTTCATGCGAGGAAGAACGCTGAACAACGCTTTCATCATCCTGGATGAAGCCCAGAACACGACCCCCGAGCAAATGAAGATGTTTTTGACCCGACTGGGTTTCGGTTCCCGGGCCGTGGTCACGGGCGACGTGACCCAGATCGATCTTCCCGGGCGGACCGATTCCGGCCTCATCCAGGCCCGGGAGGTGCTGGTCGGGGTGCCGGGCATTGGCATGACCTTGTTCGGCGACGAAGACGTTATCCGCCATCCTTTGGTTGGCCGCATCGTCCAGGCCTACGATCGTTGGGAGACCGCCAGGGATCAGGCCCGGCGGGAGAGGGGAAAATGA
- a CDS encoding MoaD/ThiS family protein: MATVVVSAFSFLQSTFASKGLSPYETRVDITPGQNLQGLIKSLGLSDDEVEGAFVNGKVHTMDTVLNDGDKIALVPPGTPGPYRVLLGIRRVRDNDIPTENHS, translated from the coding sequence ATGGCCACCGTCGTTGTCAGCGCCTTTTCCTTTCTCCAATCGACTTTTGCCAGCAAGGGGCTTTCCCCTTACGAAACCAGGGTGGACATTACCCCCGGCCAGAACTTGCAAGGTCTCATCAAATCGCTGGGCCTTTCCGACGACGAGGTCGAAGGGGCCTTTGTCAACGGCAAGGTTCACACCATGGATACGGTCCTGAACGATGGCGACAAAATCGCCCTGGTCCCCCCGGGTACCCCGGGACCCTACCGGGTGCTTCTCGGCATCCGCAGGGTCCGAGACAATGACATTCCAACGGAGAACCATTCATGA
- the ychF gene encoding redox-regulated ATPase YchF: protein MALSIGIVGLPNVGKSTLFNALTQAQNAASANYPFCTIEPNLAVVPVPDHRLEALAKLVDPAKITPATVDFIDIAGLVKGASQGEGLGNKFLANIRDTQAILHVVRCFDDPDVIHVDGSVNPIRDIEVVETELILADAQTLERRVERMGKQIKGDKSLQPMLDLASALLARLMTGQPARGFSDLETDHGRAFVAETSLLTLKPVIYCANVDDASLGQGNQYVDQVREFAASRGEAVVTISARMEEELVGLDPSERADFLESFGVSESGLAQIIHTGYATLGLISYFTAGPKEVRAWTIRRGWKAPKAASVIHTDFEKGFIRAEIVGFDDYVAQGSESACRAAGLLRSEGKEYVVRDGDVVHFLFNV, encoded by the coding sequence ATGGCCTTGAGCATCGGCATCGTCGGACTGCCCAACGTGGGCAAGTCCACCCTCTTCAACGCCTTGACCCAGGCCCAGAACGCGGCCAGCGCCAACTATCCCTTCTGCACCATCGAGCCCAATCTGGCCGTGGTGCCCGTTCCGGACCACCGACTGGAGGCCCTGGCCAAGCTCGTCGATCCGGCCAAGATCACCCCGGCCACCGTGGATTTCATCGACATCGCCGGCCTGGTCAAAGGGGCCAGCCAGGGTGAGGGCTTGGGCAACAAGTTCCTGGCCAACATCCGCGACACCCAGGCCATTCTCCATGTGGTCCGGTGTTTCGACGATCCCGACGTCATTCATGTGGACGGCTCCGTGAACCCCATCCGGGACATCGAGGTCGTTGAGACCGAACTCATCCTGGCCGACGCCCAGACCCTGGAACGCCGCGTCGAGCGTATGGGCAAGCAGATCAAAGGGGACAAGTCCCTGCAGCCGATGCTCGATCTCGCCTCGGCCCTACTCGCCCGTCTCATGACCGGACAACCGGCCAGGGGCTTTTCGGATCTCGAAACCGACCACGGCCGGGCCTTTGTTGCCGAGACATCCCTTCTCACCCTCAAGCCGGTCATCTACTGCGCCAACGTGGACGATGCGTCCCTGGGCCAAGGCAATCAATACGTCGATCAGGTCCGCGAATTCGCGGCCTCCCGCGGCGAGGCCGTGGTCACCATCTCGGCCCGCATGGAAGAGGAATTGGTGGGGCTCGACCCCTCGGAACGGGCCGATTTTCTCGAATCCTTCGGCGTATCCGAAAGCGGCCTGGCCCAGATCATCCACACCGGCTACGCCACCCTGGGCCTTATCAGCTACTTTACGGCCGGGCCCAAGGAAGTTCGGGCCTGGACCATCCGCCGCGGCTGGAAGGCCCCCAAGGCGGCATCGGTCATTCATACCGATTTTGAAAAGGGATTCATTCGGGCTGAAATCGTCGGGTTCGACGACTACGTGGCCCAGGGCTCGGAATCGGCCTGCCGGGCGGCAGGCCTGCTTCGATCGGAAGGCAAGGAGTACGTGGTCAGGGACGGGGACGTCGTCCACTTTCTGTTCAACGTTTAG
- a CDS encoding chromosome condensation protein CrcB — MLSKILLIALAGAGGTLARYWLSGLVYSVLGRGFPWGTAVVNVFGSFLFGLIWILAENRMAINAETRTILLVGFMGAFTTFSTFIFESSALMTDLQWARLAVNVVGQVLVGLVALRLGFFFGRIL, encoded by the coding sequence ATGCTTTCCAAAATTCTCCTCATTGCCTTGGCCGGAGCGGGCGGAACCCTGGCCCGCTACTGGCTCTCAGGCTTGGTTTATTCTGTTTTGGGCCGGGGTTTCCCGTGGGGAACGGCCGTGGTCAATGTTTTCGGCTCCTTTCTTTTCGGGCTCATCTGGATCCTGGCCGAAAACCGCATGGCCATCAACGCCGAAACGAGGACCATTCTCCTGGTCGGCTTCATGGGGGCGTTCACCACGTTCTCGACCTTCATCTTCGAATCCTCGGCTCTGATGACCGATCTTCAATGGGCCAGGCTGGCGGTCAACGTTGTCGGCCAGGTCCTGGTCGGCCTGGTGGCCCTGAGGCTTGGATTTTTTTTTGGCAGGATTCTGTAA
- a CDS encoding SDR family oxidoreductase encodes MSDIFSRGRVLVLGATGYVGGRLVPRLLDAGWTVRAAARSRAKLGCRPWAGHQECEIAAADALNRESLDRAMADMDAVFYLVHSMAPGGHDYAERDRKAAENARAAAEQAGVKRIIYLGGLGAVGQGLSKHLRSRTEVGEILGSGPVPLTWLRAAMILGAGSASFEIMRYLVDRLPVMITPIWVHTRCQPIAISNVLDYLAGCLENEATAGETYDIGGPDILTYKEMFDIYARAAGLKPRLIIPVPVLTPTLSSYWIHLVTPIPAALAKPLAQGLGNEVVCQDNRIREAVPAPLVTVAEAIAWALDRVRQQTVETCWSDAGDLRPPEWVDCGDVSYAGGTVLEMAFTAVLDRPAAEVWPAVAGIGGEHGWYFADWLWNLRGLADRMLGGIGLRRGRRHPDKVQVGDALDFWRVLVVDVDQRLQLLAEMRLPGEAILDFRLEPVLARQTRVVLSARFLPRGLWGIIYWRSLHPVHVILFRGLLTGLARRAGAKIVQGPVRFQQKETTCTLRN; translated from the coding sequence ATGAGCGATATTTTTTCTCGCGGCCGTGTCCTGGTCCTGGGGGCCACGGGGTACGTGGGTGGTCGGCTTGTTCCCCGTCTTCTGGATGCCGGGTGGACCGTGCGGGCCGCGGCCCGGAGTAGGGCCAAGCTGGGTTGTCGACCCTGGGCCGGGCATCAAGAGTGTGAAATCGCGGCTGCCGACGCCCTAAACCGAGAATCTCTGGACCGGGCCATGGCCGACATGGACGCGGTGTTCTATCTTGTCCACTCTATGGCTCCGGGTGGGCACGATTACGCCGAACGGGACCGAAAAGCGGCCGAAAACGCCCGGGCCGCTGCCGAACAAGCCGGGGTCAAACGGATCATCTATCTGGGCGGACTGGGTGCGGTCGGCCAGGGATTGTCCAAACACCTCCGGTCACGAACGGAAGTGGGCGAAATCTTGGGCTCAGGGCCGGTTCCCCTGACTTGGCTGCGGGCGGCCATGATCCTCGGAGCCGGGAGCGCTTCCTTCGAGATCATGCGCTATCTGGTGGACCGACTGCCCGTCATGATCACCCCGATCTGGGTCCATACCAGATGCCAGCCCATAGCCATCTCCAATGTTCTGGATTATTTGGCGGGTTGCCTGGAGAACGAGGCTACGGCCGGGGAGACCTATGACATCGGCGGGCCTGACATCCTCACCTATAAAGAGATGTTCGATATCTACGCCCGGGCGGCCGGGCTCAAACCACGGCTGATCATCCCGGTCCCCGTGCTCACTCCGACCTTGAGTTCCTATTGGATCCATCTGGTCACCCCGATTCCGGCGGCTCTAGCCAAACCTTTGGCCCAGGGGCTTGGCAACGAGGTCGTCTGCCAAGACAACCGCATCCGGGAGGCCGTGCCCGCACCTCTGGTCACCGTGGCCGAAGCCATTGCCTGGGCTTTGGACCGGGTCCGCCAGCAGACCGTGGAAACCTGCTGGAGTGACGCCGGGGATCTGCGACCTCCGGAATGGGTCGATTGCGGGGATGTATCCTACGCCGGGGGCACGGTACTCGAGATGGCCTTCACGGCCGTGCTCGATCGTCCCGCGGCCGAGGTCTGGCCGGCCGTGGCCGGCATCGGTGGGGAGCACGGCTGGTACTTTGCCGACTGGCTCTGGAATCTGCGCGGCCTGGCCGATCGGATGCTCGGCGGTATCGGTCTGCGCCGAGGCCGACGACACCCGGACAAGGTCCAAGTGGGCGACGCCCTGGATTTCTGGCGGGTACTCGTCGTCGATGTAGACCAGCGACTTCAGCTTCTGGCCGAGATGCGCCTCCCCGGGGAGGCCATCCTCGATTTCCGGCTCGAACCGGTCTTGGCCCGTCAGACCCGGGTCGTGCTCTCGGCCCGGTTCCTGCCCCGGGGGCTTTGGGGCATTATCTACTGGCGTTCCCTGCACCCGGTCCACGTGATCCTGTTCCGTGGTCTGCTCACCGGTCTGGCCCGCCGGGCCGGGGCAAAGATCGTGCAGGGCCCGGTCCGGTTCCAACAAAAGGAGACCACATGCACGCTCCGCAATTGA
- a CDS encoding DUF190 domain-containing protein — translation MIDIETIRIFVGETARHQGLPVYELIIREARKRGLAGATVYRGVMGFGANSQIHTSKILRLSEDLPIVIEIVDTPERIQAFLPHLESIQIKGAYSITPGKGMLHLK, via the coding sequence ATGATCGACATCGAGACCATCCGCATCTTTGTCGGCGAAACCGCCAGGCACCAAGGCCTTCCGGTCTATGAACTCATTATCCGGGAGGCCCGTAAAAGAGGACTGGCTGGAGCAACGGTCTATCGCGGCGTCATGGGCTTTGGAGCCAACAGCCAAATCCATACGTCCAAAATCCTTCGCCTTTCCGAAGACCTGCCAATCGTTATCGAAATTGTTGATACCCCCGAACGGATTCAGGCTTTTTTGCCCCATCTCGAATCGATCCAGATCAAAGGAGCCTATTCAATCACTCCCGGAAAAGGCATGCTCCATCTCAAATGA